A genomic segment from Triticum dicoccoides isolate Atlit2015 ecotype Zavitan chromosome 1A, WEW_v2.0, whole genome shotgun sequence encodes:
- the LOC119351976 gene encoding uncharacterized protein LOC119351976: MLESRVHDKWEKRFARSPVLPIAEIAAPREGFFRRRASIRPPPPSLPLCGILPRSAVVKSNQDEIGRIHRISRDTQLQLLVRYNHQSRRVPDDQIQDAVDDGGEKWLDEGRMAVCGWAVSTRGAAAMCISSCGGTRRMGWSLLQWRTTKGRGAAPPQWRTMTRRCRRREIPIETCSGGKVRARGDSGSKATAADRYL; the protein is encoded by the exons TCCACGATAAGTGGGAAAAAAGGTTTGCACGCAGCCCTGTCTTGCCCATAGCTGAAATTGCTGCCCCGCGTGAGGGTTTCTTCCGCCGCCGTGCCTCCATCCGTCCACCGCCGCCGTCCCTCCCACTCTGCGGCATCCTTCCTCGATCCGCGGTCGTCAAATCAAATCAAGACGAGATCGGCAGGATACACCGTATCTCGCGCGACACCCAGCTGCAGCTGCTCGTGAGATACAACCATCAATCTCGACGAGTTCCCGACGATCAGATCCAGGATGCGGTGGACGACGGTGGCGAGAAGTGGCTAGATGAAGGTCGCATGGCCGTGTGCGGGTGGGCAGTCAGCACAAGAGGAGCAGCGGCGATGTGTATCTCATCCTGCGGGGGGACAAGGAGGATGGGATGGAGCCTCCTGCAGTGGAGGACGACGAAGGGGCGTGGCGCCGCCCCTCCTCAGTGGAGGACGATGACAAGGAGATGCCGACGGCGTGAGATTCCAATTGAGACTTGCAGCGGCGGCAAAGTGAGGGCACGTGGCGACAGCGGATCGAAAGCCACGGCAGCAGATCGGT ACCTTTGA